A genomic region of Staphylococcus roterodami contains the following coding sequences:
- a CDS encoding DNA cytosine methyltransferase has protein sequence MTDSVSSNDASKYSLAAFFSGVGGIELGFHQTNKFRVVYANEFDKNAQITYENNFNNVSLDCRDIHDVKTSEIPMSDVIVGGFPCQAFSIAGYQKGFEDERGDLFFELLRFINEKSPQAIFIENVKNMVTHDHGNTFKVIKEALTLNGYFIKWKVLNAKDYGDIPQNRERIYIVGFKCRKAFDLFEFPEKIDLKTGIKDIINFESEIDERYYYRMNKQPFYDELEKEMKDSNLIYQWRRRYVRANKSGVVPTLTANMGTGGHNVPLIKSKFGIRKLTPRETFSVQGFPESFKLPDSMSNGQLYKQAGNSVVVPVVKRIAENIAESLDNSELPVFKLDIKSKYVLLYTKMIGRFEGESYILNGFDSENDLNKFIRKHKINFITEEEYKKVMKSNVGKEYYTLK, from the coding sequence ATGACTGATTCTGTAAGTTCTAATGATGCCTCTAAGTATTCTCTTGCAGCATTTTTTAGCGGTGTCGGAGGAATTGAGTTAGGTTTTCATCAAACTAACAAGTTCAGAGTGGTGTACGCCAATGAATTTGATAAAAATGCACAAATAACATATGAAAATAATTTCAATAATGTAAGTTTAGATTGCAGAGATATCCATGATGTTAAAACGAGTGAAATTCCTATGTCTGATGTTATAGTAGGTGGGTTTCCATGCCAGGCATTTAGCATTGCTGGATATCAAAAGGGATTTGAAGATGAAAGAGGAGATTTATTTTTTGAGTTGTTAAGGTTTATTAATGAGAAGTCACCACAAGCAATATTTATTGAGAATGTAAAAAATATGGTCACACATGATCATGGAAACACATTTAAAGTAATAAAAGAAGCCCTAACTTTGAATGGATATTTTATAAAATGGAAAGTACTTAATGCTAAAGATTACGGGGACATACCTCAAAATAGAGAACGCATATATATTGTTGGGTTTAAGTGTCGAAAGGCTTTTGATTTATTCGAATTCCCTGAAAAGATAGATTTAAAGACGGGCATAAAAGATATTATAAACTTCGAAAGTGAAATAGATGAACGTTATTATTATAGGATGAATAAGCAACCTTTTTATGACGAACTAGAAAAAGAAATGAAGGACAGTAATCTAATTTATCAATGGAGAAGAAGGTATGTTAGAGCTAATAAATCTGGAGTAGTCCCAACTTTGACGGCAAACATGGGGACTGGTGGGCATAATGTACCATTAATCAAATCTAAATTTGGAATAAGAAAGTTAACGCCACGAGAGACATTTTCAGTCCAAGGATTCCCTGAAAGCTTCAAGTTACCTGATAGCATGTCTAATGGTCAATTATATAAACAAGCAGGTAATAGTGTAGTGGTACCTGTTGTTAAAAGGATTGCAGAAAATATAGCTGAATCATTAGATAATAGTGAGTTGCCTGTGTTTAAACTGGATATTAAATCTAAATATGTTCTTTTATATACTAAAATGATTGGTAGATTTGAAGGAGAAAGCTATATTTTAAATGGCTTTGATAGTGAAAACGATCTTAATAAATTTATAAGAAAACATAAAATCAACTTTATAACTGAAGAAGAATATAAAAAAGTAATGAAAAGTAATGTAGGTAAAGAGTATTATACTCTGAAATAA
- a CDS encoding DUF1433 domain-containing protein: MNKKHVFIIIGVILCICIVASVIYLKVKYDEKEKQKAIYYKEQQERITLYLKHNTKEPNTIKSVHFTSLKRGPMGDAVIEGYINENKEDDFVAYGSPEHHYQFGGSLIKSKNLSTLLKPAHQTKTPDEIKKELESKKNDR, translated from the coding sequence ATGAACAAAAAACATGTTTTTATAATTATTGGTGTCATTTTATGTATATGTATAGTTGCATCAGTCATTTATTTAAAAGTGAAATATGACGAAAAAGAAAAACAAAAAGCTATTTACTATAAAGAACAACAGGAGCGTATTACACTCTATCTTAAGCATAATACTAAAGAACCAAACACGATTAAATCTGTACATTTCACAAGTTTAAAAAGAGGACCTATGGGCGATGCCGTAATTGAAGGTTACATCAATGAAAATAAAGAAGATGATTTTGTTGCTTATGGGTCTCCAGAACATCATTATCAATTTGGTGGAAGTTTAATCAAAAGTAAAAATTTAAGCACATTATTAAAACCAGCACATCAAACCAAAACGCCTGATGAAATAAAAAAAGAACTAGAGTCTAAAAAGAACGACCGCTAA
- a CDS encoding AbgT family transporter, which yields MTSKEGQKGSIVNSFLNSVEKIGNKLPDPSVLFFLMCVGLATLTWLVSLFNVSVKHPGTHQTIHVKNILSHDGFTMIMNDAIKNFSEFPALGLVLAVMIGIGVAEKTGYFDKLMISVVNRAPRFLILPTIILIGILGSTAGDAATIILPPLAAMLFIKIGYHPIAGLTMAYASAVGGFAANIVVGMQDALVYSFTDPATRIVSESIKTNVAMNWYFIAASVVVLLPTILLVTTKLIIPRLGKYDDSLMHDDHEETSSHITDKEAHALKWANFSFVVTIILLIITVIPEHSFLRNAKTGSLLDDAPLINGVGLIILVVFLIPGLVYGILSKEIQSTKDLGKMFGEAVGSMGTFIVIVFFAAQLLAFLKWSNLGIIAAVKGAKLLEHQNGIVLILGIIILSALVNLLIGSASAKWGILAPIFVPMLIIVGFHPAFTQVIYRVGDSITNPITPMMPYLPLLLTYAQKYDKRMKLGALLSSLMPYSIALSIVWTAFVIIWFLLGIPVGPGGPIFVK from the coding sequence ATGACATCTAAAGAGGGACAAAAAGGTTCTATCGTCAATAGTTTCTTAAATAGTGTTGAAAAAATTGGAAATAAATTACCAGATCCAAGTGTATTATTCTTTTTAATGTGTGTAGGTCTAGCAACTTTGACATGGCTTGTCTCACTATTTAATGTATCCGTTAAGCATCCAGGTACACATCAAACTATCCATGTTAAAAATATTTTAAGCCATGATGGTTTTACGATGATTATGAATGATGCCATAAAAAATTTCTCGGAATTTCCTGCATTAGGTTTAGTACTTGCTGTTATGATTGGCATTGGTGTTGCAGAGAAAACAGGATACTTCGACAAGCTAATGATTTCTGTTGTGAATCGCGCACCACGATTCTTAATTTTACCGACTATTATTTTAATTGGCATTTTAGGAAGTACAGCCGGCGATGCTGCGACAATTATCTTGCCGCCGCTTGCAGCAATGCTTTTTATTAAAATTGGCTATCACCCTATTGCTGGTTTAACGATGGCATATGCTTCCGCTGTTGGAGGATTTGCAGCGAATATAGTTGTAGGTATGCAAGATGCTTTAGTCTATTCATTTACAGATCCAGCAACACGTATCGTTTCAGAGTCTATTAAAACAAACGTTGCTATGAACTGGTACTTTATCGCAGCGAGCGTCGTTGTATTGCTTCCTACGATATTGTTAGTTACAACTAAACTGATTATTCCTAGACTAGGAAAATATGATGACAGTTTAATGCATGATGACCATGAAGAAACATCTTCACATATTACTGACAAAGAAGCACATGCTTTAAAATGGGCAAATTTTAGTTTTGTTGTCACAATCATTTTATTGATTATCACTGTAATTCCTGAACATAGTTTTTTAAGAAATGCTAAAACAGGGAGTTTACTAGACGATGCGCCATTAATAAATGGTGTCGGTTTAATTATTCTTGTCGTATTTTTAATCCCTGGATTAGTTTATGGTATTTTAAGTAAAGAAATTCAAAGCACGAAAGACTTAGGGAAAATGTTTGGAGAAGCTGTAGGATCAATGGGTACCTTTATCGTTATCGTTTTCTTTGCAGCACAGTTACTCGCGTTTTTAAAATGGAGTAATTTAGGAATTATCGCTGCTGTTAAAGGCGCTAAATTATTAGAACATCAAAATGGTATTGTACTAATTTTAGGAATTATTATTCTAAGTGCTTTAGTAAATTTATTAATTGGTAGTGCATCTGCTAAATGGGGAATTTTAGCACCCATTTTCGTTCCAATGCTCATTATTGTAGGATTTCATCCAGCCTTCACACAAGTGATTTACCGTGTAGGCGACTCAATTACCAATCCAATTACACCGATGATGCCGTACTTACCTTTATTATTAACTTATGCGCAAAAATACGATAAACGCATGAAGTTAGGTGCTTTACTTTCTAGTTTAATGCCGTATTCAATCGCGCTAAGTATTGTGTGGACAGCATTTGTCATCATTTGGTTCTTATTAGGCATCCCTGTTGGACCAGGAGGACCGATATTCGTTAAATAG
- a CDS encoding carboxymuconolactone decarboxylase family protein — MPYNFTTQNKGLMSVMNQGETFIHQSPVNDELSALIKLLISKINGCNYCVDLHKKELKDLGVTQMKIDEVMSYNHLDLFSEEERVTLEFAEKLNAIKDFKKFDIIERLKTFYDEEQITDLVFVVNQINSWNRLNIISENL; from the coding sequence ATGCCCTATAACTTTACGACGCAGAACAAAGGATTAATGTCTGTGATGAATCAAGGTGAGACATTTATTCATCAATCACCAGTGAATGATGAACTTAGTGCATTGATTAAGTTACTTATTTCGAAAATTAATGGCTGTAACTATTGTGTTGATCTTCATAAGAAAGAACTGAAAGATTTAGGTGTAACGCAAATGAAAATCGATGAAGTGATGAGTTATAATCATCTAGATTTATTTTCAGAGGAAGAAAGAGTGACCTTAGAATTTGCTGAAAAATTAAATGCGATTAAAGATTTTAAAAAATTCGATATTATCGAAAGGCTAAAAACATTTTATGATGAAGAGCAAATTACAGATTTAGTATTTGTGGTAAATCAAATCAATAGTTGGAATCGATTGAACATTATTAGTGAAAATTTATAG
- a CDS encoding DUF1433 domain-containing protein — protein MSKKHVFIIIGVVLCVCMVIGGIYFKIKYDEKEKQKVVYYKEQQERITLYLKHNTKEPNTIKTVHFTKLETSPMGSAVIEGYINENQKDNFTAYATPEHNYQFGGAMIKSEGVDRLLKIAHERKSPDDLKKN, from the coding sequence ATGTCCAAAAAACATGTTTTTATAATTATTGGTGTTGTTTTATGCGTATGTATGGTTATTGGAGGTATCTATTTTAAAATTAAATATGATGAAAAAGAAAAACAAAAAGTGGTTTACTATAAAGAACAACAAGAGCGCATTACACTTTATCTCAAGCATAACACTAAAGAACCGAACACGATCAAAACTGTACACTTCACAAAATTGGAAACAAGTCCTATGGGAAGTGCTGTGATTGAAGGTTACATAAATGAAAACCAAAAAGATAATTTTACTGCTTATGCTACACCAGAACATAATTATCAGTTTGGTGGTGCTATGATAAAAAGTGAAGGAGTAGATAGATTATTAAAAATTGCACATGAAAGAAAATCACCAGATGATTTAAAAAAGAACTAA
- a CDS encoding tandem-type lipoprotein: MIHSKKLTLGICLVLLIILIVGYVIMTKTNGRNAQIKDTFNQTLKLYPTKNLDDFYDKEGFRDQEFKKGDKGTWIVNSEMVIEPKGKDMETRGMVLYINRNTRTTKGYYFISEMTDDSNGRPKDDEKRYPVKMEHNKIIPTKPIADDKLKKEIENFKFFVQYGDFKDINDYKDGDISYNPNVPSYSAKYQLKNNDYNVKQLRKRYDIPTKKAPKLLLKGDGDLKGSSVGSKNLEFTFVENKEENIYFTDSVQYTPSEDTSYESN; this comes from the coding sequence ATGATTCATTCAAAGAAATTAACGCTCGGTATATGCTTGGTATTACTCATTATATTGATTGTAGGTTATGTCATTATGACAAAAACAAATGGTCGAAACGCCCAAATTAAAGACACATTTAATCAAACATTAAAATTATATCCAACCAAAAATCTCGATGATTTTTACGATAAAGAAGGCTTTCGAGATCAAGAATTTAAAAAGGGTGATAAAGGTACTTGGATAGTTAATTCTGAAATGGTAATCGAGCCAAAAGGTAAGGATATGGAAACGAGAGGAATGGTGCTCTATATCAATCGAAATACTAGAACCACAAAAGGGTATTATTTTATAAGTGAAATGACAGATGACAGTAACGGCAGACCAAAGGATGATGAAAAAAGGTATCCGGTAAAAATGGAACATAATAAAATCATACCAACCAAACCGATAGCTGATGATAAATTAAAAAAAGAAATCGAAAACTTTAAGTTTTTTGTACAATACGGTGACTTTAAAGATATTAATGATTATAAAGATGGTGACATTTCATATAATCCTAATGTTCCAAGTTATTCCGCAAAATATCAATTGAAAAACAATGACTACAATGTGAAGCAACTTAGAAAGAGGTATGATATACCAACTAAGAAAGCTCCGAAACTATTGTTAAAAGGTGATGGTGATTTAAAAGGATCATCAGTAGGATCAAAAAATCTAGAATTTACCTTTGTAGAAAATAAAGAAGAAAACATCTATTTTACAGATTCTGTCCAATATACTCCAAGTGAGGATACAAGTTATGAGTCAAACTGA
- a CDS encoding single-stranded DNA-binding protein — protein sequence MTYHERVLALRAESKRTAFDFRFEDLFSKEEWLNMSLAERQKAEKAFRHEVKNMDDVRMPFSSVHDAQVKLYNVVYSYNGIKRNFKQVENEGF from the coding sequence GTGACATATCATGAGCGTGTTTTAGCATTAAGAGCAGAAAGTAAAAGAACCGCATTTGATTTTCGATTCGAAGATTTATTTAGCAAAGAAGAATGGTTAAATATGTCGCTTGCAGAAAGACAAAAAGCTGAAAAAGCATTTCGACACGAAGTTAAAAATATGGACGATGTAAGAATGCCCTTCTCAAGTGTCCATGACGCCCAAGTAAAATTATATAATGTTGTATATTCTTATAACGGCATTAAACGTAATTTTAAACAAGTTGAAAATGAAGGATTCTAA
- a CDS encoding DUF1433 domain-containing protein, translating to MNKKYVFIIIGVILCICIVASVIYLKMKYDEKEKQKSIYYKEQQERITLYLKHNTKEPNTIKSVHFTNLETSPMGSAVIEGYINENKEDDFVAYASPENNFQFVGDLIKSERLSELLKPAQELKSPEKIKEELDKKEGH from the coding sequence ATGAACAAAAAATATGTTTTTATAATTATTGGTGTCATTTTATGTATATGTATAGTTGCATCAGTCATTTATTTAAAAATGAAATATGATGAAAAAGAAAAACAAAAATCAATTTACTATAAAGAACAACAGGAGCGTATTACACTCTATCTTAAGCATAATACTAAAGAACCAAACACAATCAAATCTGTACATTTCACAAACTTGGAAACAAGTCCTATGGGAAGTGCTGTGATTGAAGGTTACATAAATGAAAATAAAGAAGATGATTTTGTTGCCTATGCATCACCTGAAAATAACTTTCAATTTGTAGGTGATTTAATTAAAAGTGAAAGATTAAGTGAGTTACTAAAACCAGCACAGGAATTAAAATCACCAGAAAAAATCAAAGAAGAATTAGATAAAAAAGAAGGCCACTAG
- a CDS encoding SDR family oxidoreductase: MTVLTDKIAVVTGAGSGIGEAIATLLHEEGAKVVLAGRNKEKLQNVANQLSQDNVKVVPTDVTNKEEVDELIKIAQQTFGRLDIIINSAGQMLSSKITDYQVDEWDSMIDVNIKGTLYTAQAALPTMLEQSSGHLINIASISGFEVTKISTIYSATKAAVHTITQGLEKELAKTGVKVTSISPGMVDTAITAAYNPSDRKKLDPQDIAEAVLYALTQPSHVNVNEITVRPV; the protein is encoded by the coding sequence ATGACAGTATTAACAGATAAAATAGCAGTAGTTACAGGTGCAGGTAGTGGTATTGGAGAAGCAATCGCTACATTATTACATGAAGAAGGGGCGAAAGTTGTCTTAGCAGGTAGAAATAAAGAAAAATTGCAAAACGTAGCGAATCAATTGTCACAAGATAACGTTAAAGTAGTTCCGACAGATGTAACGAATAAAGAAGAAGTCGATGAATTGATTAAAATTGCACAACAAACATTTGGCAGATTAGATATTATCATCAATAGTGCGGGACAAATGTTATCGTCTAAGATTACTGATTATCAAGTAGATGAGTGGGATAGTATGATTGATGTGAATATCAAAGGCACTTTATATACGGCACAGGCTGCATTACCGACTATGTTAGAACAATCAAGTGGTCATCTTATTAACATCGCATCTATTTCTGGCTTCGAAGTAACTAAAATAAGTACGATTTATAGTGCGACGAAAGCAGCAGTTCATACCATTACTCAAGGATTAGAAAAAGAGTTGGCAAAGACAGGCGTTAAAGTAACAAGCATTTCACCAGGAATGGTAGATACAGCAATAACTGCCGCATATAATCCAAGTGATCGTAAAAAGCTTGATCCACAAGATATTGCAGAAGCGGTATTGTATGCATTAACACAACCGAGTCATGTTAATGTGAATGAAATTACAGTGCGTCCTGTATAA
- a CDS encoding SDR family oxidoreductase, which translates to MKRLENKVAVVTGASTGIGQASAIALAQEGAYVLAVDIAEAVSETVDKIKSNGDNAKAYIVDISDEQQVVDFVSDIKEQFGRIDVLFNNAGVDNAAGRIHEYPLDVYDKIMNVDMRGTFLMTKMMLPLMMAEGGSIVNTSSFSGQAADLYRSGYNAAKGAVINFTKSIAIEYGRDDIRANAIAPGTIETPLVDKLTGTSEGDAGKTFRENQKWMTPLGRLGKPEEVAKLVVFLASDDSSFITGETIRIDGGVMAYTWPGEMLSDDSWKQTLE; encoded by the coding sequence ATGAAACGTTTGGAAAATAAAGTTGCAGTCGTAACAGGAGCAAGTACAGGTATAGGACAAGCTTCAGCAATCGCTTTAGCTCAAGAAGGCGCGTATGTATTGGCGGTAGACATAGCTGAAGCGGTATCAGAGACTGTCGATAAGATTAAAAGTAATGGTGACAATGCGAAGGCGTATATTGTGGATATTTCAGATGAACAACAAGTGGTAGACTTTGTATCTGACATAAAGGAACAGTTTGGAAGAATCGATGTGTTGTTTAATAATGCAGGCGTAGACAATGCTGCAGGTAGAATTCATGAATACCCGTTAGATGTGTATGACAAGATTATGAATGTAGACATGCGTGGGACATTTTTAATGACGAAAATGATGTTACCTTTAATGATGGCTGAAGGTGGCTCTATTGTTAATACGTCTTCATTTTCCGGGCAGGCAGCAGATTTGTATCGCTCAGGATATAATGCTGCGAAAGGTGCAGTGATTAATTTTACAAAATCAATCGCAATTGAGTATGGCCGTGATGACATTCGAGCCAATGCAATTGCACCAGGTACGATTGAAACCCCGTTAGTAGATAAACTGACAGGTACGAGTGAAGGTGATGCAGGTAAAACATTTAGAGAAAATCAAAAATGGATGACTCCGCTGGGACGTTTAGGTAAACCAGAAGAAGTTGCTAAATTAGTAGTCTTCTTAGCATCTGACGACAGTTCATTTATTACTGGTGAAACAATTCGCATTGATGGTGGTGTGATGGCTTACACATGGCCTGGCGAGATGTTAAGTGATGATTCATGGAAGCAGACATTGGAATAA
- a CDS encoding DUF1433 domain-containing protein, with protein sequence MSKKKILILTSIILIVLISVAGIHFKMKYDEKEKQKSIYYKEQQERITLYLKHNTKEPNTIKTVHFTKLETSPMGSAVIEGYINENQKDNFTAYATPEHNYQFGGAMIESERLSELLKPAHQLKSPDDIKKELNKKKSH encoded by the coding sequence ATGTCGAAAAAGAAAATTTTAATATTAACTAGTATTATATTAATCGTATTAATTAGTGTTGCTGGTATCCATTTTAAAATGAAATATGACGAAAAAGAAAAACAAAAATCAATTTACTATAAAGAACAACAAGAGCGCATTACACTTTATCTCAAGCATAACACTAAAGAACCGAACACGATCAAAACTGTACACTTCACAAAATTGGAAACAAGTCCTATGGGAAGTGCTGTGATTGAAGGTTACATAAATGAAAACCAAAAAGATAATTTTACTGCTTATGCTACACCTGAACATAATTATCAGTTTGGTGGTGCTATGATAGAAAGTGAAAGATTAAGTGAGTTACTAAAACCAGCGCATCAATTAAAATCACCAGATGATATAAAAAAAGAACTAAATAAAAAGAAGAGTCACTAA
- a CDS encoding DUF1433 domain-containing protein translates to MSKKHGFIIIGVVLCVCMVIGGIHFKMKYDEKEKQKAIYYKEQQERITLYLKHNTKEPNTIKTVHFTSLKRGPMGDAVIEGYINENKKADFVAYGSPEHNYQFGGDMIESERLSELLKPAQELKSPDDIKKELNKKKSH, encoded by the coding sequence ATGTCCAAAAAACATGGTTTTATAATTATTGGTGTTGTTTTATGCGTATGTATGGTTATTGGAGGTATCCATTTTAAAATGAAATATGATGAAAAAGAAAAACAAAAAGCAATATACTATAAAGAACAACAAGAGCGTATTACACTCTATCTCAAGCATAATACCAAAGAACCCAATACCATCAAAACTGTACATTTCACAAGTTTAAAAAGAGGACCTATGGGCGATGCAGTAATTGAAGGATACATCAATGAAAACAAAAAAGCTGATTTTGTTGCATATGGGTCTCCAGAACATAATTATCAATTTGGTGGAGATATGATAGAAAGTGAAAGATTAAGTGAATTACTAAAACCAGCACAGGAATTAAAATCGCCTGATGATATAAAAAAAGAGCTAAACAAAAAGAAGAGTCACTAA
- a CDS encoding tandem-type lipoprotein, whose amino-acid sequence MIHSKKLKLCLCLIILSVFIGGCGMKKEESSKDKQIKENFNKTLSLYPTKNLEDFYDKEGFRDQEFEKDDKGTWIIHSKMTIETNGKNMESRGLVLYVDRNTRTTKGEFIVRELWEDKKGYSRSKEKEYPVKMEHNKIIPTKPITDDKLRKEIENFKFFVQYGDFKDINDYKDGDISYNPNVPSYSAEYQLSNNDYNVKQLRKRYDIPTKKAPKLIIKGDGDLKGSSIGHKNLEFSFVTSKEENIYFTDSINFKPTERDK is encoded by the coding sequence ATGATTCATTCAAAAAAGTTAAAATTGTGTCTATGCTTGATAATACTATCTGTTTTTATAGGGGGTTGCGGAATGAAAAAAGAAGAAAGTAGTAAAGATAAACAAATTAAAGAAAATTTCAACAAAACATTGAGTTTATATCCAACCAAAAATCTTGAAGACTTTTATGATAAAGAAGGCTTTCGAGATCAAGAGTTTGAAAAGGATGATAAAGGTACTTGGATAATTCACTCTAAAATGACAATAGAAACAAATGGAAAGAATATGGAATCCAGAGGCTTGGTCCTGTATGTAGACCGCAATACCAGAACGACAAAAGGTGAATTTATTGTGAGAGAATTATGGGAAGATAAAAAAGGATACTCACGTAGTAAAGAAAAAGAATATCCAGTCAAAATGGAGCATAATAAAATTATCCCAACCAAACCGATAACAGATGATAAATTAAGAAAAGAAATCGAAAACTTTAAATTCTTTGTACAATACGGTGACTTTAAAGATATTAATGATTATAAAGATGGTGATATTTCATATAATCCAAATGTACCTAGTTATTCGGCAGAATATCAATTGAGTAACAATGACTATAATGTTAAGCAACTTAGGAAGAGGTATGATATACCTACTAAGAAAGCTCCAAAATTAATAATTAAAGGCGATGGCGATTTAAAAGGATCATCTATAGGACATAAAAATTTAGAGTTTTCTTTTGTGACAAGTAAAGAAGAGAATATTTACTTTACGGATAGTATTAATTTTAAACCGACAGAGCGTGATAAATAA
- a CDS encoding tandem-type lipoprotein — translation MIHSKKLTLGICLVLLIILIVGYVIMTKTNGRNAQIKEAFNKTLNVYPTKNLEDFYDKEGFRDQEFDKRDKGTWIINSGMNIQLKGGALKSREMVLYINRNTRTAKGYFLISEITEDKKGYVHNKEKKYPVKMEHNRIIPTKPITDDKLKKEIENFKFFVQYGNFKDFKDYKDGDISYNPNVPSYSANYQLNNDDYNVQQLRKRYDISTKRAPKLKLRGSGDLKGSSVGSKELEFNFIRNKEENVYFSDSINFKPTE, via the coding sequence ATGATTCATTCAAAGAAATTAACGCTCGGTATATGTTTGGTATTACTCATTATATTGATTGTAGGTTATGTCATTATGACAAAAACAAATGGTCGAAACGCTCAAATTAAAGAAGCATTTAATAAAACATTAAATGTGTATCCAACCAAGAATCTTGAAGACTTTTACGATAAGGAAGGCTTTCGAGATCAAGAATTTGATAAAAGAGATAAAGGGACTTGGATTATTAATTCTGGAATGAACATCCAATTAAAAGGAGGAGCCTTAAAATCCAGAGAGATGGTACTTTACATCAATCGTAACACTAGAACAGCTAAGGGATATTTTTTAATAAGTGAGATAACAGAAGACAAAAAAGGATACGTCCATAATAAAGAAAAAAAATACCCTGTCAAGATGGAACATAATCGAATTATTCCAACGAAGCCCATAACGGATGATAAGTTAAAAAAAGAGATTGAAAACTTTAAGTTCTTTGTACAATATGGCAACTTTAAAGATTTTAAAGATTATAAAGATGGGGATATTTCATACAATCCTAACGTACCAAGTTATTCCGCAAACTATCAATTGAATAATGATGATTATAATGTCCAACAATTAAGAAAACGATATGATATATCAACCAAAAGGGCACCTAAATTAAAATTGAGAGGATCTGGCGATTTAAAAGGCTCATCCGTAGGTTCTAAAGAACTAGAATTTAACTTTATAAGAAATAAAGAAGAAAATGTGTATTTTTCTGATAGTATTAATTTCAAACCTACTGAATAG